From Nicotiana tabacum cultivar K326 chromosome 22, ASM71507v2, whole genome shotgun sequence, one genomic window encodes:
- the LOC107821453 gene encoding mitochondrial ATP-independent inner membrane protease subunit 2-like isoform X2 — MVSAATWIRYVVSKLEYSASVGWKNYKGGQITDRELGDTIWKNFFQGKLTFMHFNKGEEMAPTLGAQGGTLLVRKIPWVDPTKVFVGDVVVLKDPVKSDDYLVRRLAAVEGYEMVSTDEKDEPFVLEKDQCWVLADNENVKPKEAKDSRTFGPVSLTDIVGRAIYCLRTAVDHGPVNNSHFSVQKDSPVLEVELDVDEMARSHKA, encoded by the exons ATGGTCTCTGCAGCCACCTGGATCCGATACGTTGTCAGCAAACTTGAATACTCCGCCTCTGTTGGCTGGAAG AACTACAAAGGAGGTCAAATTACAGATAGAGAATTAGGTGATACCATATGGAAGAATTTCTTTCAGGGTAAATTGACATTTATGCACTTTAACAAAGGAGAGGAGATGGCACCAACACTCGGAGCTCAGGGCGGCACACTTCTTGTTCGGAAGATACCTTGGGTTGATCCAAC GAAAGTATTTGTTGGGGATGTTGTGGTTCTCAAGGACCCTGTAAAGTCAGATGATTATCTTGTCCGTAGATTGGCTGCCGTTGAAGGCTATGAGATGGTGTCCACTGATGAAAAAGATGAGCCTTTTGTCCTTGAAAAAGATCAATGTTGGGTGCTGGCTGACAATGAAAATGTGAAACCTAAG GAAGCCAAGGATAGCAGAACTTTTGGCCCTGTTTCCTTGACGGACATAGTTGGTAGAGCTATATATTGCCTGAGGACAGCAGTGGACCATGGTCCTGTTAACAACAG TCACTTTAGCGTCCAGAAGGATTCACCAGTCCTTGAAGTTGAATTGGATGTTGATGAGATGGCACGAAGTCACAAAGCATAG
- the LOC107821453 gene encoding mitochondrial ATP-independent inner membrane protease subunit 2-like isoform X1, producing MVSAATWIRYVVSKLEYSASVGWKNYKGGQITDRELGDTIWKNFFQGKLTFMHFNKGEEMAPTLGAQGGTLLVRKIPWVDPTKVFVGDVVVLKDPVKSDDYLVRRLAAVEGYEMVSTDEKDEPFVLEKDQCWVLADNENVKPKQEAKDSRTFGPVSLTDIVGRAIYCLRTAVDHGPVNNSHFSVQKDSPVLEVELDVDEMARSHKA from the exons ATGGTCTCTGCAGCCACCTGGATCCGATACGTTGTCAGCAAACTTGAATACTCCGCCTCTGTTGGCTGGAAG AACTACAAAGGAGGTCAAATTACAGATAGAGAATTAGGTGATACCATATGGAAGAATTTCTTTCAGGGTAAATTGACATTTATGCACTTTAACAAAGGAGAGGAGATGGCACCAACACTCGGAGCTCAGGGCGGCACACTTCTTGTTCGGAAGATACCTTGGGTTGATCCAAC GAAAGTATTTGTTGGGGATGTTGTGGTTCTCAAGGACCCTGTAAAGTCAGATGATTATCTTGTCCGTAGATTGGCTGCCGTTGAAGGCTATGAGATGGTGTCCACTGATGAAAAAGATGAGCCTTTTGTCCTTGAAAAAGATCAATGTTGGGTGCTGGCTGACAATGAAAATGTGAAACCTAAG CAGGAAGCCAAGGATAGCAGAACTTTTGGCCCTGTTTCCTTGACGGACATAGTTGGTAGAGCTATATATTGCCTGAGGACAGCAGTGGACCATGGTCCTGTTAACAACAG TCACTTTAGCGTCCAGAAGGATTCACCAGTCCTTGAAGTTGAATTGGATGTTGATGAGATGGCACGAAGTCACAAAGCATAG